Proteins encoded by one window of Cannabis sativa cultivar Pink pepper isolate KNU-18-1 chromosome 4, ASM2916894v1, whole genome shotgun sequence:
- the LOC133036695 gene encoding uncharacterized protein LOC133036695 has translation MATTRSGSKSPSPAKKVSKKSKKAPAVTSKVEPKMGLKKIAKNLVADVPETSASKKRALPVKVDAPKTKRAKISKSARDVSSDSDFEDEVHGEDQKPKVESKVI, from the exons ATGGCAACCACTAGAAGTGGTTCGAAATCACCATCTCCGGCGAAGAAAGTTTCTAAAAAATCGAAGAAGGCTCCAGCTGTTACTTCCAAAGTCGAACCTAAAATggggttaaaaaaaattgctaaaaattTAGTGGCTGATGTTCCAGAGACATCGGCCTCTAAGAAAAGAGCCCTTCCTGTTAAAGTAGATGCTCCTAAGACTAAGAGAGCAAAAATTTCCAAGTCTGCACGCGAT GTTTCCTCAGATTCCGATTTTGAGGATGAAGTGCATGGTGAGGACCAAAAGCCCAAAGTTGAATCAAAGGTAATTTAA